One stretch of Bacteroidota bacterium DNA includes these proteins:
- a CDS encoding TlpA disulfide reductase family protein codes for MNYVITALFALSLLSCQSKTEQQSNNQQASSQYRENVSLLLTNKQPNGEQAPDFTWYNQDGKQVSFVEYSKGKAVLVNFWATWCGPCVRETPDLVELSKEYASQGIAFIGISADRGDDAMDLVSEFVKKYQVTYPIVIDNGNLEEAFGGLRGYPTTFYIDRSGKIVKKMIGMQSKEKFAQELKSIL; via the coding sequence ATGAATTATGTTATCACCGCACTCTTCGCACTATCACTGCTTAGCTGCCAATCAAAAACCGAACAACAGTCCAATAATCAACAAGCCTCCTCTCAATACAGGGAAAATGTCTCTCTCTTGTTGACCAATAAACAGCCTAATGGCGAGCAGGCACCAGACTTTACATGGTACAATCAAGATGGAAAACAGGTTTCATTTGTTGAATATTCTAAAGGAAAAGCTGTCCTTGTTAATTTCTGGGCGACGTGGTGTGGACCGTGCGTTAGAGAAACTCCAGACCTTGTAGAGCTAAGTAAAGAATATGCGTCACAAGGTATAGCATTTATCGGTATCTCAGCTGATCGGGGTGACGATGCAATGGATCTTGTCTCAGAGTTTGTCAAAAAATATCAGGTGACATATCCTATCGTGATAGATAACGGAAATCTTGAAGAGGCCTTTGGAGGATTGAGGGGATATCCCACAACATTTTATATTGATAGAAGTGGAAAGATCGTAAAAAAGATGATTGGCATGCAATCGAAGGAGAAGTTTGCTCAGGAACTCAAATCAATTCTTTAA
- a CDS encoding sigma-70 family RNA polymerase sigma factor, which yields MFPIFSTVIHQDPRHKEFEQQTLPHMEVLYNYGIRMTGNKEDASDLLQETFLKAYRFWDKFEQGTNLRAWLFRIMKNTYINLYRKEAKEPDKVDYDEIEGYYNLIRDQNSDDNDLQEKIFGQLLDDDVSKALELLPEEFRTVVILCDIEGLAYEEIAEFLQIPVGTVRSRLHRGRKLLYARLYDYAKKRGFIKKEAND from the coding sequence ATGTTTCCAATCTTCTCCACAGTCATACATCAAGATCCTCGTCACAAGGAATTTGAGCAACAAACACTCCCTCACATGGAAGTACTGTATAATTATGGTATTCGAATGACGGGAAACAAAGAAGATGCCAGCGACTTATTGCAGGAGACTTTTTTAAAGGCGTACCGTTTTTGGGACAAGTTTGAACAAGGAACGAACTTACGGGCCTGGTTGTTTAGGATTATGAAAAATACATACATCAACCTTTACCGGAAAGAAGCCAAAGAACCGGATAAAGTTGATTATGATGAGATTGAAGGATATTACAATCTCATCCGCGACCAAAACAGCGATGACAACGATCTTCAGGAAAAAATATTCGGTCAGTTACTCGATGATGACGTTTCAAAAGCACTGGAATTGTTGCCGGAAGAATTTCGAACAGTAGTGATTCTTTGTGATATTGAAGGATTGGCATACGAAGAGATCGCAGAATTCCTTCAAATTCCTGTTGGTACGGTTCGGTCTAGATTGCATCGGGGAAGGAAACTGTTGTACGCCAGATTATACGATTATGCAAAAAAACGCGGCTTCATCAAAAAAGAGGCGAATGATTAA
- a CDS encoding Re/Si-specific NAD(P)(+) transhydrogenase subunit alpha: MIISIPKENSAVETRVPVLPLTVEKLVKKGAKIHVEAGIGASLGITDEEYKKAGASIEKNRKKLFASGDIVLRLRKPESKELALLKKGAIHISYLDPFNESKLITEIAKKNISAISMEMIPRSTRAQKMDALSSQASLAGYAAVIVAANHIQKIFPMMMTPAGTIQPSKVFIIGAGVAGLQAIATAKRLGAKVDAFDTRPVAKNDVLSLGAKFVEVDLGETGQTAQGYAKALTEEQLKKQRDVMKQYCAQADVVITTAQVFGRKAPVIVTKEMVGAMKPGSVIVDLAVETGGNVEGAVAGKIVEKNGVKIIGIKNMPARVAMNASLMYSNNLFNLLDEFWNKETKQFDLKLDDDIIKSCLITHGGKIVHPNFIPKKNEK; this comes from the coding sequence ATGATTATATCTATCCCAAAAGAGAATTCGGCTGTTGAAACGCGTGTACCGGTTTTGCCGTTGACAGTCGAAAAATTGGTGAAAAAAGGGGCGAAAATCCATGTTGAAGCAGGGATTGGAGCATCTTTAGGCATCACCGATGAAGAGTATAAAAAAGCCGGAGCATCAATTGAAAAGAATCGAAAGAAGCTGTTTGCATCAGGCGATATTGTGTTACGTCTGCGTAAGCCGGAATCAAAAGAGTTAGCATTGCTTAAAAAAGGAGCGATCCATATTAGTTATCTTGATCCGTTTAACGAATCAAAACTGATAACTGAAATTGCAAAGAAAAATATCTCTGCGATTTCCATGGAAATGATTCCCCGTTCAACACGTGCACAAAAGATGGATGCGTTAAGTTCACAAGCAAGCTTGGCGGGATATGCTGCGGTGATTGTTGCTGCGAATCATATCCAGAAAATTTTCCCGATGATGATGACGCCGGCAGGAACGATCCAGCCTTCCAAAGTCTTTATCATTGGTGCAGGCGTTGCTGGACTTCAGGCAATTGCTACAGCAAAACGCCTTGGTGCAAAGGTTGACGCTTTCGATACACGTCCTGTTGCAAAGAACGATGTATTATCACTCGGAGCAAAATTTGTGGAAGTTGATCTTGGCGAAACTGGCCAAACTGCACAGGGATATGCAAAGGCGTTGACAGAAGAGCAGTTGAAGAAACAGCGCGATGTGATGAAACAATATTGTGCGCAAGCAGATGTTGTGATTACCACGGCGCAAGTGTTTGGAAGAAAAGCACCCGTCATAGTCACAAAAGAAATGGTCGGAGCAATGAAACCGGGAAGTGTGATTGTCGATCTTGCTGTAGAAACGGGAGGTAATGTTGAAGGGGCGGTCGCCGGAAAAATTGTTGAGAAAAACGGAGTGAAGATCATCGGAATAAAAAACATGCCGGCACGAGTTGCCATGAATGCCAGTCTGATGTATTCCAACAACCTGTTTAACCTGTTGGATGAATTCTGGAATAAAGAGACAAAGCAGTTCGATCTGAAATTAGATGATGATATCATTAAGAGCTGTTTAATTACCCACGGAGGAAAGATCGTTCATCCGAACTTTATTCCTAAAAAAAATGAGAAATAA
- a CDS encoding NAD(P)(+) transhydrogenase (Re/Si-specific) subunit beta yields MNYYMELVYLASSVLFIMGLKGLSHPESARRGMHLAEIGMFMAVVGTLVSGKIITWEWIIAGIAIGSVIGAAMSIFMPMTAMPQRIALSHAFGALAAVLVGINEYIEKSYHGEITNGLMSALGFEVLFGALTVTGSLMAFGKLNEMIKGAPITYKGQNIVNITLFLITVGMFVYLIFSPYDATVFYTMIALSFLIGIFIVLPIGGADMPVVISLMNSYAGLAAAATGFAIDNKVLIIAGSLDGSSGFILSIVMSKAMNRSFANVLFGAVGSPQVDTSKLHEDRPITRFGIEDTKFVLEQAERVVVVPGYGMAVAQAQHTVRELSDELEKRGIKVDFAIHPVAGRMPGHMNVLLAEANVSYDQLYEMDAINPTMDTVDVCIVIGANDVVNPAARTDKGSPIYGMPIINVDKAKTVIVMKRSMATGFAGIENPLFYEPNTKMLFGDAKKVMQELVSEFKKG; encoded by the coding sequence ATGAATTATTATATGGAACTTGTTTACCTCGCTTCTTCAGTTCTCTTCATCATGGGTCTTAAAGGACTCAGCCACCCAGAATCGGCACGACGCGGAATGCATCTTGCAGAAATTGGTATGTTTATGGCCGTTGTGGGAACACTTGTTAGCGGGAAAATTATTACGTGGGAATGGATCATCGCAGGAATTGCAATCGGTTCGGTGATCGGAGCGGCGATGTCCATCTTCATGCCTATGACAGCCATGCCGCAGCGAATTGCACTTTCGCATGCTTTTGGTGCGCTTGCCGCAGTGTTAGTTGGAATAAACGAATATATAGAAAAAAGTTATCATGGAGAAATCACTAACGGACTGATGAGTGCGTTGGGGTTTGAGGTTCTCTTTGGCGCATTAACCGTTACCGGAAGCTTAATGGCGTTTGGAAAATTGAACGAAATGATCAAAGGTGCTCCTATTACTTATAAAGGACAAAATATTGTCAATATCACTCTCTTTTTGATCACAGTGGGAATGTTTGTTTATCTTATTTTCTCACCGTATGATGCAACCGTATTCTATACGATGATTGCTTTATCATTCCTGATCGGAATTTTCATCGTTCTCCCGATTGGTGGAGCCGATATGCCAGTGGTGATCTCGTTGATGAATTCGTATGCAGGACTTGCTGCGGCTGCAACAGGTTTTGCCATTGATAATAAAGTGTTGATCATTGCCGGATCACTAGATGGTTCATCCGGTTTTATACTTTCCATAGTCATGAGTAAGGCAATGAATCGTTCATTCGCGAATGTTCTCTTTGGTGCTGTCGGAAGTCCGCAAGTGGATACGTCAAAGCTCCATGAAGATCGTCCAATTACGCGGTTTGGCATTGAGGATACGAAATTTGTTCTTGAACAGGCTGAACGTGTGGTTGTTGTCCCCGGATATGGTATGGCAGTAGCGCAAGCTCAACATACCGTTCGAGAATTGAGCGATGAGTTAGAAAAACGGGGAATTAAAGTCGATTTTGCTATCCATCCTGTCGCGGGAAGAATGCCGGGACATATGAATGTGTTACTGGCAGAGGCAAACGTTTCGTACGACCAACTCTACGAAATGGATGCAATTAATCCGACAATGGATACAGTGGATGTTTGTATTGTGATCGGAGCAAACGACGTTGTTAATCCTGCCGCCCGTACCGATAAAGGAAGTCCGATCTACGGTATGCCAATTATCAATGTGGATAAAGCGAAAACGGTGATCGTGATGAAGCGATCGATGGCGACCGGATTTGCGGGGATTGAAAATCCTCTCTTCTATGAACCGAATACGAAAATGTTATTCGGCGATGCTAAAAAAGTGATGCAGGAATTGGTTTCGGAATTTAAGAAAGGATAA
- a CDS encoding class I SAM-dependent methyltransferase, which produces MPQYNTEYLLGVNQAEFDRLQFQHSVWRSNTNAFFDRLGVGKGWNCLDVGAGPGFVSFELRERIGESGAVTALEPSTMFLDWFAQQIKEKQWKNVHVMNGTAEDVVLPQQQFDLIFVRWVIAFVSQPEKFFTQLLSALKPNGIIAIQDYYYEGLSLFPRGGAFDGMADVVRAYYHTVGGDPYITGKIPEWFKKYNMQTIDYAPHSNAGGPESPIMEWGHRFFSTHIQHMVDKHLMTQSQGDAMLADWMAHRTNPDAIFFSPIVVDVAGRKKV; this is translated from the coding sequence ATGCCCCAATATAATACCGAATACCTTCTAGGAGTTAATCAGGCTGAGTTTGACCGGCTGCAGTTTCAGCACAGTGTCTGGCGTTCCAATACGAATGCATTTTTCGACAGACTCGGAGTCGGGAAAGGATGGAACTGTCTTGATGTCGGTGCGGGACCCGGTTTTGTTTCATTCGAACTTCGTGAACGCATAGGCGAAAGCGGCGCCGTCACAGCCTTGGAGCCTTCAACAATGTTTCTGGATTGGTTTGCACAGCAGATAAAAGAGAAACAGTGGAAAAATGTTCATGTCATGAACGGAACGGCAGAAGACGTTGTACTTCCTCAACAGCAGTTCGATCTGATCTTTGTGCGGTGGGTGATTGCCTTTGTTTCACAACCAGAAAAATTTTTCACGCAGCTTCTTAGCGCACTGAAACCGAACGGCATCATCGCCATTCAGGACTATTACTATGAAGGATTATCCTTGTTTCCCCGCGGAGGTGCGTTTGACGGAATGGCCGATGTTGTGCGAGCGTACTATCACACTGTCGGCGGCGATCCGTACATCACCGGAAAAATACCCGAATGGTTTAAAAAATACAATATGCAGACGATTGATTACGCTCCGCATTCAAATGCAGGAGGACCTGAGAGTCCTATCATGGAATGGGGACACCGGTTTTTCTCCACACATATTCAGCATATGGTGGACAAACACTTGATGACGCAGTCTCAAGGTGACGCAATGCTTGCCGATTGGATGGCGCATCGCACCAATCCTGACGCAATATTTTTTTCGCCAATTGTTGTGGATGTTGCAGGAAGAAAAAAAGTGTAG
- a CDS encoding bifunctional YncE family protein/alkaline phosphatase family protein, whose amino-acid sequence MKQLFLSVLCLFLCGCTSYTSQKQSTQNDHASNRWLPNGHFLTPAGTSISTGEFPLGMALSPDKKSLVVVNSGYYQQTLSIVNVTNRSIMQTLPIRKSWMGAAWGPYGDYFFVTAGNDNKVYRYGFHNDSAWYLNSIKLAEEAPAAFISPTGLAITSEGDKIYTVSRITPALYKLDAYSNTIEKTLEFSSPLYSCVLDEVRKLIYVSEWGSAKVAVVHADDLVSIKEIEVGNHPSAMVMNKKGTHLFVSNSGENNVSVINLQTLLVEEIIDVALKVGSPIGSTPNALAMGQGDSTLYVALADNNAVAVVKIVTIGKSVVKGFIPVGWYPTAIECADSVLIVANGRGETSGKNLNKENVFEYLKGTLSFIPVPSDKELEEYTSAVLSNNPYTREQSFSDWNADNPIPHSVADSKKSPIKYLFYVIKEMRSYDDLFGDMIIGNGDTLFAKYGKNVVPNHQSLAEEFVLFDNFYANGQNSVNGMQWSVGAYSTDYTEKTVPTLFGRRGGVYNYEHDGIASPKSGYLWDAAKKINLTVRNYGMFIDEEASTRGEIIPLAKRLFNITSPIYRGWDLNYSDTSRIAAWMKEFDNYERGDSLPRLSLIRLPNDHTNGRVSRIKSQNAFVADNDLALGKLVERISHSKYWKESAIFVLESSANGGSDHVDAHRSAMFIISPYSKRKFVDSRHYTTTSVLKTIELILGIPPMTQHDAGAVPLYRSFQSVPDTTAYSVKKNIVPLNELTTVSPQNLQK is encoded by the coding sequence ATGAAACAACTCTTTCTCAGTGTATTGTGTCTCTTCCTTTGTGGTTGTACTTCATATACTTCACAGAAACAATCGACGCAAAATGATCATGCCAGTAATCGTTGGCTTCCGAACGGACATTTCCTTACTCCCGCCGGTACATCAATATCAACCGGCGAGTTTCCTCTTGGAATGGCTCTCTCTCCCGATAAAAAATCACTTGTTGTTGTGAATAGCGGTTACTATCAGCAAACACTCTCTATAGTGAATGTTACAAATCGTTCAATTATGCAAACACTTCCGATTCGAAAATCCTGGATGGGAGCTGCGTGGGGACCCTACGGAGATTATTTTTTTGTAACGGCAGGAAATGATAACAAGGTGTATCGATATGGTTTTCATAACGATTCTGCATGGTATCTGAATTCCATTAAGCTGGCTGAAGAAGCACCCGCAGCATTTATATCGCCAACCGGATTGGCAATCACTTCCGAAGGGGATAAAATTTATACTGTATCACGAATAACGCCAGCATTATATAAGCTTGATGCCTATAGCAATACCATTGAAAAAACATTGGAATTTTCATCACCACTCTATTCATGTGTACTTGATGAAGTGCGAAAACTTATATACGTGAGCGAGTGGGGAAGTGCAAAGGTTGCTGTTGTTCATGCTGATGACCTTGTCAGTATAAAAGAGATTGAAGTTGGGAATCATCCTTCGGCGATGGTGATGAACAAGAAGGGAACGCATCTTTTTGTATCGAACTCCGGAGAAAATAACGTTTCAGTGATCAATCTGCAAACACTTCTTGTTGAGGAAATTATTGATGTAGCATTGAAAGTTGGTTCACCCATAGGATCCACTCCAAACGCACTAGCGATGGGACAAGGGGATTCCACATTGTATGTTGCTCTTGCAGATAATAACGCAGTTGCAGTTGTAAAAATTGTGACAATTGGAAAAAGTGTTGTAAAAGGGTTTATTCCTGTTGGATGGTATCCAACGGCAATTGAATGTGCTGATTCTGTTCTGATTGTGGCGAATGGACGAGGAGAGACTTCAGGGAAAAATTTAAACAAAGAGAACGTGTTTGAATATCTCAAAGGAACGCTGTCATTTATACCGGTTCCCTCTGATAAGGAGTTAGAGGAATATACCTCTGCGGTTTTGTCGAACAATCCTTATACGCGTGAACAATCTTTTTCTGATTGGAATGCAGATAATCCAATACCTCACTCTGTTGCTGATAGTAAGAAATCTCCAATCAAATATCTATTCTATGTCATAAAAGAAATGCGTTCATATGATGATCTCTTCGGAGACATGATTATTGGAAACGGTGATACATTATTTGCAAAATACGGCAAGAATGTTGTTCCCAATCATCAATCGCTTGCGGAAGAGTTTGTCCTTTTTGACAATTTCTATGCGAATGGTCAGAACAGTGTCAACGGAATGCAATGGAGTGTCGGCGCTTACTCTACCGATTATACGGAAAAAACTGTTCCGACATTATTCGGACGAAGAGGGGGAGTTTATAATTATGAGCATGATGGAATTGCTTCGCCGAAAAGTGGATATCTCTGGGACGCCGCTAAAAAAATTAATCTCACGGTGAGAAATTATGGAATGTTCATCGACGAAGAGGCATCCACGCGCGGAGAAATTATTCCACTCGCAAAAAGATTATTCAATATTACGTCTCCTATTTACCGAGGATGGGATTTGAACTACAGTGATACATCGAGAATTGCAGCGTGGATGAAAGAATTCGATAATTATGAAAGAGGGGATTCACTTCCACGGCTATCGTTGATCAGACTTCCAAATGACCATACGAATGGCAGGGTCAGCAGAATCAAATCGCAAAATGCATTTGTAGCGGATAATGATCTTGCATTAGGAAAATTGGTTGAGAGGATTTCTCATAGCAAGTATTGGAAAGAGTCTGCTATCTTTGTACTGGAAAGCAGTGCCAATGGCGGTTCTGATCATGTCGATGCACACCGTTCAGCAATGTTTATTATCAGTCCCTATAGTAAAAGAAAATTCGTGGATAGCAGACATTATACAACAACATCAGTGTTGAAGACAATCGAATTGATTCTGGGAATTCCTCCAATGACGCAGCACGATGCAGGTGCCGTTCCATTGTATCGTTCCTTCCAATCGGTTCCGGATACAACTGCTTATAGTGTTAAAAAGAATATTGTACCATTAAATGAATTAACCACAGTCTCACCCCAAAATTTACAAAAGTGA
- a CDS encoding NAD(P) transhydrogenase subunit alpha — translation MQIELIYILILAGFVGFEIIKKVTPTLHTPLMSATNAISGISLVGSLVVAGVAGGGEHSDISHLLGFVAVTAATINVVGGFMITERMLKMFKKKERKS, via the coding sequence ATGCAAATAGAACTTATCTACATTCTCATCCTGGCAGGATTTGTCGGGTTTGAGATCATTAAGAAAGTAACACCCACGCTTCATACACCGTTGATGTCTGCGACAAATGCCATCTCCGGTATTTCACTTGTCGGTTCACTCGTTGTCGCTGGTGTTGCCGGTGGGGGTGAGCATTCCGATATCAGTCACCTTCTGGGATTTGTCGCTGTTACCGCTGCGACGATCAACGTAGTCGGCGGATTCATGATCACGGAGCGCATGTTGAAGATGTTCAAGAAGAAGGAGAGAAAGTCATGA
- a CDS encoding GDP-L-fucose synthase: MDKNSKIYIAGHRGLVGSAILRLLQERGYSNLLYKTHTELDLTDQAEVKEFFEQEKPEYVFLAAARVGGIHANNSYPAEFIYENLAVQNNVIHFSYLNGAKKLCFLGSSCIYPKLAPQPMKEDYLLDGKLEPTNEPYAIAKIAGIEMAKSYNRQYGTNYISVMPTNLYGPNDNFDLQNSHVLPALIRKFVEAKEKNHPSVVLWGSGKPRREFLYVDDMADACIFLMNTYDGNEFVNIGTGEDVTILEVAQLIKEIVGYQGVLEFDATKPDGTPRKLLDVSRINALGWKATVSLKDGLVKAIDWYKKNREM; the protein is encoded by the coding sequence ATGGATAAAAACTCAAAAATATATATAGCCGGCCATAGAGGATTAGTAGGATCTGCAATCCTTCGTCTTCTTCAAGAACGAGGATATTCGAACCTGCTCTATAAAACGCACACAGAGCTTGACTTAACTGATCAAGCTGAAGTAAAAGAGTTCTTTGAACAGGAAAAACCGGAGTATGTATTTCTTGCTGCTGCAAGAGTTGGCGGAATCCATGCGAACAATTCGTATCCAGCGGAGTTTATCTATGAGAATCTTGCCGTGCAAAACAATGTGATTCATTTTTCATACTTGAACGGCGCGAAAAAACTTTGCTTCCTTGGCAGTTCATGTATTTATCCAAAGCTGGCTCCTCAGCCGATGAAAGAAGACTACTTACTGGATGGTAAACTTGAACCGACCAATGAGCCGTATGCTATAGCTAAGATTGCCGGGATTGAGATGGCGAAATCATACAACCGCCAATACGGAACGAATTATATCTCTGTAATGCCGACGAATCTGTACGGACCAAACGATAATTTTGATCTTCAAAATTCCCATGTGTTGCCAGCATTGATCAGAAAATTTGTCGAAGCCAAAGAAAAAAATCACCCATCAGTAGTATTATGGGGTTCCGGAAAACCCCGGCGCGAGTTCTTGTATGTTGATGATATGGCCGATGCGTGTATCTTTTTAATGAACACGTATGATGGCAATGAGTTTGTGAATATCGGCACCGGTGAAGATGTGACAATTCTTGAAGTTGCCCAACTGATCAAAGAAATTGTTGGTTATCAAGGCGTATTGGAGTTTGACGCAACAAAACCGGACGGGACACCGAGAAAATTGTTGGATGTTTCCCGAATCAATGCGCTCGGATGGAAAGCAACAGTGTCGTTGAAGGATGGATTAGTAAAAGCGATTGATTGGTACAAAAAAAATAGAGAAATGTAA